A DNA window from Leptolyngbya sp. KIOST-1 contains the following coding sequences:
- a CDS encoding SDR family oxidoreductase, protein MVQFSSTANPSAPAGLKPVLIVTGGSRGIGAATAQLAAARGYAVCVNYRHHQAAASGVVGSIARAGGQAIAVAADVAIEAEVVRLFQTVDAQLGRVTALVNNAGILERQQRVEDIDAARISRILAVNVTGSFLCAREAIRRMSTRRGGAGGAIVNVSSVAARLGAPGEYVDYAAAKGAIDSLTIGLAQEVAAEGIRVNAVRPGFIYTDIHASGGEPDRVERVKTAVPLGRGGQAIEVAQAILWLLSAESAYTTGAFIDVAGGK, encoded by the coding sequence ATGGTTCAATTCAGCTCAACTGCCAATCCTTCGGCCCCAGCCGGCCTAAAACCCGTTTTGATTGTAACCGGCGGCAGTCGAGGCATTGGGGCAGCTACGGCCCAGCTAGCCGCTGCGCGGGGGTATGCAGTGTGCGTCAACTACCGGCACCACCAGGCCGCCGCCAGCGGGGTGGTCGGATCCATTGCCCGGGCAGGCGGACAGGCGATCGCCGTCGCCGCCGATGTCGCCATTGAGGCCGAGGTGGTGCGTCTGTTTCAGACCGTAGATGCGCAGCTGGGCCGGGTGACGGCCCTGGTCAACAACGCCGGCATTTTAGAACGGCAGCAGCGCGTCGAAGACATCGATGCCGCCCGGATCTCCCGCATACTGGCCGTCAACGTGACCGGCAGCTTTTTGTGCGCCCGCGAAGCGATCCGGCGGATGTCAACCCGACGCGGCGGAGCGGGGGGAGCCATCGTCAATGTGTCGTCGGTGGCGGCCCGTCTGGGTGCGCCAGGGGAATATGTGGACTATGCCGCCGCCAAGGGCGCGATCGACAGCCTGACCATTGGCCTGGCGCAGGAAGTGGCCGCCGAAGGCATTCGCGTCAATGCCGTGCGCCCTGGGTTCATCTATACCGATATCCACGCCAGCGGCGGCGAACCCGATCGCGTCGAGCGAGTCAAAACAGCTGTACCCCTGGGGCGAGGCGGACAGGCGATCGAGGTGGCCCAGGCCATTCTGTGGCTGCTGTCGGCGGAGTCGGCCTACACAACGGGCGCATTTATCGATGTGGCCGGTGGCAAATAG
- a CDS encoding cupin domain-containing protein codes for MKITDLNQVAEEAVSHNPAIKKRVLLRSHDLPHLTNFSQAHFAPGQIANGHSHSDMAEVFFVESGHGTITVNGQPYSLTPGTCIAVEPGEHHEVANTGTEALVLTYFGLRTQG; via the coding sequence ATGAAGATCACCGACCTCAACCAGGTGGCCGAAGAGGCGGTCTCCCACAACCCGGCGATTAAAAAGCGGGTGCTGCTGCGATCGCACGATCTGCCCCACCTGACCAATTTCTCCCAGGCCCACTTTGCCCCCGGCCAAATCGCCAACGGCCACAGCCATAGCGATATGGCCGAAGTCTTCTTTGTAGAGTCGGGTCACGGCACCATCACCGTCAACGGCCAACCCTATTCCCTCACCCCCGGCACCTGTATTGCGGTCGAACCCGGCGAGCACCACGAAGTCGCCAACACCGGCACCGAAGCCCTCGTGCTGACCTACTTCGGACTTCGCACCCAGGGGTAA
- a CDS encoding glycosyltransferase family 4 protein has product MHIAWLGKKNPFCGNVTYGREVTNALLERGYRVTFLHFAQPQEGQHHDPIQRSEEVPLPFLFKSQILTIPSLKSGKLLAEALERLQPDLVHASLTLSPLDFRLPEICADLKIPLVATFHPAFDRRVRSLTSGTQHLTYQLYAPCLANYDRVIVFSELQRDLLSKLGVPASTLVVIPNGVDTLRYSPGPSAVKADLYARQLFVYQGRISLEKNVEALLRGWRQAEMGPNCKLAIVGSGPLEASLKRFYGEDDDILWLGYLANEQRRIDILRAADGFILPSLVEGLSLSLLEAMACGTACIATDAGADGEVLADGAGIVLDTQRVSSQLQTILPILRDHPEITQLLGHKARERVLQRYTLRDNISALEALYSEVTAEQRLMCGQRA; this is encoded by the coding sequence ATGCACATCGCGTGGCTAGGTAAAAAAAATCCCTTCTGTGGCAACGTCACCTATGGCCGAGAGGTGACCAACGCCCTGCTGGAGCGTGGCTACCGGGTTACCTTTTTGCACTTTGCCCAACCCCAGGAAGGGCAGCATCACGACCCAATCCAGCGCTCCGAGGAGGTGCCGCTACCTTTCCTGTTCAAATCCCAGATTCTGACGATTCCGTCCCTGAAGTCGGGCAAGCTGCTGGCGGAAGCCCTGGAGCGACTGCAGCCCGACCTGGTCCACGCGTCGCTGACCCTGTCACCGCTCGATTTTAGGCTGCCCGAAATCTGTGCCGACCTCAAGATTCCCCTGGTGGCCACCTTTCATCCCGCCTTCGATCGCCGGGTACGCAGCCTGACCTCGGGCACCCAGCACCTCACCTACCAGCTCTATGCCCCCTGTCTGGCCAACTACGATCGCGTCATCGTCTTTTCGGAGCTACAGCGCGACCTGCTGAGCAAGCTGGGGGTGCCCGCCTCTACCCTGGTGGTCATTCCCAACGGCGTAGATACCCTGCGCTACTCGCCCGGGCCGTCGGCGGTAAAGGCCGATCTGTACGCCCGGCAGCTGTTTGTCTACCAGGGGCGAATTTCGCTGGAAAAAAATGTGGAGGCGCTGCTGCGGGGCTGGCGTCAGGCGGAGATGGGGCCTAACTGCAAGCTGGCGATCGTCGGCAGCGGTCCCCTGGAGGCGTCCCTAAAGCGGTTCTACGGCGAGGATGACGACATTCTGTGGCTGGGCTACCTGGCCAACGAGCAGCGCCGCATCGATATTCTGCGGGCGGCGGACGGCTTTATCCTGCCGTCTCTGGTGGAGGGGCTGTCGCTGTCGCTGCTGGAGGCGATGGCCTGCGGCACCGCCTGTATCGCCACCGACGCCGGGGCCGACGGCGAGGTGCTGGCCGACGGGGCGGGCATTGTGCTCGACACGCAGCGGGTGTCGTCGCAGCTACAAACCATCTTGCCCATTTTGCGCGACCACCCCGAAATTACCCAGCTGTTGGGCCACAAGGCCCGCGAGCGAGTGCTGCAGCGCTACACCCTGCGCGACAATATCTCGGCCCTGGAAGCCCTCTACAGTGAGGTGACGGCGGAGCAGCGGCTGATGTGCGGTCAGCGCGCATAG
- the rpsU gene encoding 30S ribosomal protein S21, with product MTQVVVGENEGIESALRRFKRQVSKAGIFSEVKRRRHFETPQEKRKRKAVARRKKRYR from the coding sequence ATGACTCAAGTCGTTGTAGGTGAAAACGAGGGCATTGAATCAGCCCTGCGCCGCTTTAAGCGGCAGGTCTCTAAGGCAGGGATTTTTTCAGAAGTTAAGCGTCGTCGCCACTTCGAGACGCCCCAGGAAAAGCGCAAGCGCAAAGCCGTAGCTCGTCGCAAAAAGCGCTACCGCTAA
- a CDS encoding metallophosphoesterase family protein: MGYRRFFTGLGLGLVLSVCLACSQRVLLSEPPPSADAVAAEVSPQQAREGSAIASELPAPVAPELSAAAQGWIASAPGGMVSPPRKDVRLVAISDLNSAYGSTDYDPEVDKAIALLPFWQPDLVVCGGDMVAGQKASLTPEQIRAMWQAFDDRVAAPLRAQNLPFGFTVGNHDASGARGPNNTFLFQQERDLATVYWRAPEHSPGVNFIDRSDFPFYYTFEQQGIFFMAWDGSTSQIPADKLAWVEQALASDAAQQAKARILISHLPLYGVAVGRDRPGEVMANPEQLRAMLERYRVHTYISGHHHAYYPGHRGQLQLLHTGILGSGPRPLIDSNRPPWKGLTVIDIDFSDPDLTTYTTYDIQTLRTVEYDELPRFLAGHNGVVLRRDIAYDDLAPDEKSFCEQRLGKALCTSHLPFPKPKTYAA, translated from the coding sequence ATGGGTTACAGACGTTTTTTCACCGGGTTGGGCCTGGGCCTAGTGCTCAGCGTTTGCCTCGCCTGCTCCCAGCGGGTGCTGCTGTCGGAGCCGCCCCCCTCTGCCGATGCGGTAGCCGCGGAGGTTTCTCCCCAGCAGGCGCGGGAGGGGTCGGCGATCGCCTCCGAACTCCCCGCCCCTGTCGCTCCGGAGCTATCCGCCGCCGCCCAGGGCTGGATTGCCAGTGCTCCGGGGGGCATGGTCAGCCCGCCCCGCAAGGATGTGCGCCTGGTAGCCATCAGCGACCTGAACAGCGCCTACGGATCCACCGACTACGACCCGGAGGTCGATAAGGCGATCGCGCTGCTGCCCTTCTGGCAGCCCGATCTGGTGGTCTGCGGCGGCGATATGGTCGCCGGGCAAAAGGCATCCCTCACCCCCGAGCAAATCAGGGCCATGTGGCAGGCCTTTGACGATCGCGTCGCGGCCCCGCTGCGCGCCCAAAACCTCCCCTTTGGCTTCACCGTTGGTAACCACGACGCCTCCGGGGCCAGGGGACCCAACAACACATTCCTGTTCCAGCAGGAACGCGATCTGGCCACCGTCTACTGGAGGGCTCCAGAGCACAGCCCTGGGGTCAACTTCATCGACCGCAGCGATTTTCCCTTCTACTACACCTTTGAGCAGCAGGGCATTTTCTTTATGGCCTGGGATGGCTCGACCAGCCAGATTCCAGCGGATAAACTGGCCTGGGTGGAGCAGGCCCTGGCCAGCGACGCCGCCCAGCAGGCCAAAGCCCGAATTTTGATCAGCCACCTGCCCCTCTACGGGGTGGCGGTGGGCCGCGATCGCCCCGGCGAAGTAATGGCCAACCCCGAACAGCTGCGGGCCATGCTCGAGCGCTACCGCGTGCACACCTACATCAGCGGCCACCATCACGCCTACTACCCCGGCCACCGCGGGCAGCTCCAGCTGCTGCACACCGGGATTTTGGGCTCTGGCCCCCGCCCCCTGATCGACAGCAATCGCCCCCCCTGGAAGGGCCTGACGGTCATCGATATAGACTTCAGCGATCCCGACCTGACTACCTACACCACCTACGACATCCAAACCCTGCGCACGGTTGAGTACGACGAACTCCCCCGATTCTTGGCGGGGCACAATGGCGTGGTGCTGCGCCGGGATATTGCCTACGACGACCTGGCCCCCGACGAGAAGTCATTCTGTGAGCAACGCCTGGGGAAAGCCCTGTGTACCAGCCACCTGCCCTTCCCCAAACCCAAAACCTATGCAGCCTAG
- a CDS encoding ATP-binding cassette domain-containing protein, which translates to MPSITVEQLSKRYPVAIKESGLGGTLRHFLRRQYRMVEAVQSISFHIEPGEIVGFLGPNGAGKTTTLKMLTGLIHPSGGMVRVGDQVPFQRRAEFLQDITLVMGQKQQLLWDLPALDSLRINAAIYGLSDKEFRYRVDELTEMLALQGKLAQPVRKLSLGERMKAEMMAALLHRPQVLFLDEPTLGLDVNAQVAVREFLRDYNRRYQATILLTSHYMADITALCQRVLLIYQGRLIYDGSLEGLLDRFAPYREVTVDLSTPCDADVLRRYGELESLEGCTARLIVHREVLTQTVSQLLGELDVQDLTVSDPPVEEVIGRVFAAGVVSG; encoded by the coding sequence ATGCCTAGCATCACCGTCGAGCAGCTCAGTAAGCGCTATCCTGTAGCGATCAAAGAGTCAGGGTTGGGGGGGACCCTGCGACACTTTTTGCGCCGTCAGTACCGCATGGTGGAGGCGGTGCAGTCGATCTCGTTTCACATTGAGCCGGGGGAAATCGTTGGCTTTTTGGGGCCAAACGGGGCTGGTAAAACCACCACCCTCAAAATGCTGACCGGGCTGATTCATCCCTCTGGAGGGATGGTGCGGGTTGGTGACCAGGTGCCCTTTCAGCGCCGGGCCGAATTTTTGCAGGACATTACCCTGGTAATGGGGCAAAAGCAGCAGCTGCTGTGGGATTTACCTGCCCTCGACTCGCTGCGCATCAACGCGGCTATCTATGGTCTTTCAGACAAAGAATTTCGCTACCGGGTCGATGAGCTAACCGAGATGCTGGCCCTTCAGGGTAAGCTTGCTCAGCCGGTGCGCAAGCTGTCTTTGGGGGAACGCATGAAGGCTGAGATGATGGCAGCCCTGCTGCACCGTCCCCAGGTGCTCTTTCTCGACGAACCGACCCTGGGCCTGGATGTCAACGCTCAGGTGGCGGTGCGCGAGTTTCTGCGGGACTACAACCGCCGCTACCAGGCCACCATTTTACTGACCAGCCACTACATGGCTGATATCACAGCCCTGTGCCAGCGGGTGCTGCTGATCTACCAGGGGCGGCTGATCTATGACGGCAGCCTGGAGGGTTTGCTCGATCGCTTTGCCCCCTACCGGGAAGTCACGGTGGACCTGTCCACCCCCTGCGACGCCGATGTCCTCCGCCGCTACGGGGAGCTGGAATCCCTGGAGGGCTGCACCGCCCGGCTGATCGTGCATCGCGAGGTGCTGACCCAGACCGTGAGCCAGCTCCTGGGAGAGTTGGACGTGCAGGATTTGACCGTTAGCGATCCGCCCGTGGAAGAGGTAATTGGGCGGGTGTTTGCGGCGGGGGTGGTGAGTGGGTGA
- the recO gene encoding DNA repair protein RecO: protein MSQTYKTTGINLKAMPLGESDRLLTILTPDLGLVRAVAPGARKHQSRLGGRSGLFVINDCLVVKGKRLDKLVQAETQRTFPGLSQHLGRLTASQYLAEVALLMALSDCTQSDLYNVLVEHLERLETAPPGALLAALCHGLYHLLALDGVAPEVHRCTLSRVDIVPNLLDPAWRVEFRTDAGGLVQLAATPPLVESSGRSSQSQKRPTLLTATDVALLQQLSKPDIVSTLPTDLPHGFESSGAGKSQQLWSRVERLLREYAQDHFERPIRSAALVDVCFATV from the coding sequence ATGAGTCAAACCTACAAAACCACTGGCATCAACCTCAAGGCCATGCCGCTGGGCGAGAGCGATCGCCTGCTCACCATCCTCACCCCCGATCTGGGTCTGGTGCGGGCGGTGGCTCCGGGGGCGCGCAAGCACCAGTCGCGGCTGGGGGGGCGCAGCGGTCTGTTCGTTATCAACGACTGCCTGGTGGTCAAGGGCAAGCGCCTCGACAAGCTGGTTCAGGCTGAGACCCAGCGCACCTTTCCAGGGCTAAGTCAGCACCTGGGGCGGCTGACCGCCAGCCAGTACCTGGCCGAGGTGGCCCTACTCATGGCCCTGAGCGACTGTACCCAGAGCGATTTGTATAATGTACTCGTAGAACATCTGGAACGCCTCGAAACTGCCCCTCCCGGGGCGCTGCTGGCGGCTCTCTGCCACGGGCTTTACCACCTGCTGGCCCTGGATGGGGTGGCTCCCGAGGTGCACCGCTGCACCCTCAGTCGGGTAGACATTGTGCCCAATCTGCTCGACCCCGCCTGGCGCGTTGAGTTTAGGACCGATGCCGGAGGGCTGGTGCAGCTAGCCGCTACTCCCCCACTGGTCGAGTCATCGGGGCGCTCAAGCCAGAGCCAGAAGCGCCCAACGCTGCTAACCGCTACCGATGTCGCGCTGCTCCAGCAGCTGAGCAAGCCTGACATTGTCTCGACCCTCCCCACAGACCTGCCCCACGGCTTTGAGTCCAGTGGGGCAGGCAAAAGCCAGCAGCTGTGGTCGCGAGTTGAGCGCCTTCTGCGAGAATATGCTCAGGACCACTTTGAACGTCCGATTCGGTCGGCAGCTCTGGTTGATGTCTGTTTTGCTACCGTTTAA
- the psb34 gene encoding photosystem II assembly protein Psb34 — protein sequence MPYTTEEGGRLNNFANEPKMYEAEPPTASQKRNYVILGGLGLALVVGLMVVAVSVS from the coding sequence ATGCCTTACACCACCGAAGAGGGCGGTCGCCTCAACAACTTTGCCAACGAGCCCAAAATGTACGAGGCTGAACCTCCAACGGCGTCGCAGAAGCGCAACTACGTCATTCTAGGCGGGTTAGGGCTGGCGCTGGTGGTGGGACTGATGGTGGTGGCGGTATCGGTGTCCTAA
- a CDS encoding MBL fold metallo-hydrolase — MDVTWLDSNSWLLTLGGQRILVDPWLVGDLVFGQQPWLFRGEHPQPRPLPDAIDLILLSQGFEDHSHPPTLEALDRAIPVVGSPSAAKVAEGLGYRQVTALDHGETHTLAGSVTIKAVSGTPMGPLLVENGYILRDQNSGLSLFYEPHGFHRDDLKQEGSIDVVITPIVDLTLPLVGPVIRGQKAALELVDWLQPQVVLPTADAGEVTYQGLLLNWLKVVGDVQALQAAIAQKGLSTQVLRPSVGNPIALDLAPRQPASAAI; from the coding sequence ATGGACGTCACCTGGCTCGACAGTAACTCCTGGCTGCTGACCCTGGGTGGGCAGCGCATTTTAGTGGACCCCTGGCTGGTGGGTGACCTGGTGTTTGGCCAGCAGCCCTGGCTATTTAGGGGAGAACACCCCCAACCCCGTCCCCTGCCCGACGCCATCGATTTGATTTTGCTCAGTCAGGGCTTTGAGGACCATAGCCACCCGCCTACCCTGGAGGCGCTCGATCGCGCCATTCCCGTGGTTGGGTCACCCAGCGCGGCCAAGGTGGCTGAAGGGTTGGGCTACCGTCAGGTCACTGCTCTGGACCATGGCGAAACGCATACCCTGGCCGGGTCGGTGACGATCAAGGCTGTGTCTGGCACCCCCATGGGGCCACTGCTGGTCGAAAACGGCTATATCCTGCGCGACCAGAACAGCGGCCTGTCGCTGTTCTACGAGCCCCACGGTTTTCACCGGGACGACCTGAAGCAGGAAGGCTCTATCGATGTGGTGATTACGCCCATTGTGGATCTGACACTGCCGCTGGTGGGGCCGGTCATTCGCGGTCAAAAGGCGGCCTTGGAACTGGTGGACTGGCTGCAGCCTCAGGTGGTGCTGCCCACTGCCGATGCTGGCGAAGTCACCTACCAGGGCCTGCTGCTCAACTGGCTCAAGGTGGTAGGCGATGTCCAGGCGCTCCAGGCCGCGATCGCCCAAAAAGGCCTCTCTACCCAGGTGCTGCGCCCCTCGGTAGGGAATCCGATCGCCCTCGACCTGGCTCCCCGCCAACCCGCCTCCGCAGCGATTTAG
- a CDS encoding carboxymuconolactone decarboxylase family protein, whose translation MDSTRYTRGQAALARIHGHIGEGVMDALGDIAPDFARLIVEFPYGDIYSRPGLSPKQRQIATIASLVTLGNAPTELKAHIQGSLNVGCTRDEIVEVIMQMAVYAGFPAAVNALLVAKAVFAELDQKQSI comes from the coding sequence ATGGACTCAACCCGATATACCCGTGGACAAGCTGCCCTAGCCAGAATTCATGGTCACATCGGTGAGGGGGTCATGGATGCCCTGGGCGATATTGCCCCCGACTTTGCCCGGCTGATTGTGGAATTTCCCTACGGGGATATTTACTCACGGCCCGGCCTATCGCCCAAGCAACGGCAGATTGCCACGATCGCGTCTCTGGTCACCCTCGGTAACGCCCCCACCGAACTCAAGGCCCATATTCAGGGCAGCCTGAACGTAGGCTGCACCCGAGACGAAATTGTTGAAGTGATCATGCAGATGGCGGTATACGCTGGATTTCCGGCTGCTGTCAATGCGCTGCTGGTGGCCAAAGCCGTTTTTGCCGAACTGGATCAAAAACAGTCAATTTGA
- the aroC gene encoding chorismate synthase — translation MGNTFGHLFRITTFGESHGGGVGVVIDGCPPRLPISAEEIQAELDRRRPGQSKITTPRKESDRCEILSGVFQGQTLGTPIAILVRNENTRPQDYSEMVSAYRPSHADATYDAKYGLRNYQGGGRASARETIGRVAAGAIAKKILQQVAGTEILGYVKRIQDLEGTIDPATVTLEQIESNIVRCPDPEAAQRMIDRIEAVRDQGDSIGGVVECVARSVKVGLGSPVFDKLEAELAKGVMSLPASKGFEIGSGFAGTLLTGSQHNDEYYTDETGTLRTRTNRSGGTQGGIANGENIILRVAFKPTATIRKAQNTVTNTGEATVLAARGRHDPCVLPRAVPMVEAMVALVLCDHLLRHHGQCELF, via the coding sequence ATGGGCAACACCTTTGGGCACCTATTTCGCATTACCACCTTCGGCGAATCCCACGGCGGTGGGGTGGGGGTGGTAATAGACGGCTGCCCGCCCCGGCTACCGATCTCCGCTGAAGAGATCCAGGCGGAGCTAGACCGTCGCCGCCCCGGCCAGAGCAAAATCACCACCCCGCGCAAGGAAAGCGATCGCTGCGAAATTCTCTCCGGTGTTTTTCAGGGGCAGACCCTGGGCACCCCCATCGCCATTCTGGTGCGCAACGAGAACACCCGCCCCCAGGACTACAGCGAGATGGTGAGCGCCTATCGGCCCTCCCACGCCGATGCCACCTACGACGCCAAGTACGGCCTGCGCAACTACCAGGGGGGCGGCCGCGCCTCAGCCCGGGAAACCATTGGCCGGGTGGCGGCGGGGGCGATCGCCAAAAAGATTTTGCAGCAGGTGGCGGGCACCGAAATTCTCGGCTACGTCAAGCGCATTCAGGACCTCGAAGGCACCATTGACCCGGCCACTGTCACCCTGGAGCAGATCGAGAGCAACATCGTGCGCTGCCCCGACCCCGAGGCCGCCCAGCGCATGATCGACCGCATCGAAGCGGTGCGCGACCAGGGCGATTCCATCGGCGGTGTGGTGGAATGCGTAGCCCGGAGTGTCAAGGTGGGGTTGGGCTCCCCGGTGTTTGACAAACTGGAGGCGGAGCTGGCCAAAGGGGTCATGTCGCTGCCCGCCAGCAAAGGCTTTGAAATTGGCTCCGGCTTTGCTGGCACCCTGCTTACGGGCAGCCAGCACAACGATGAGTACTATACCGACGAAACCGGCACCCTGCGCACCCGCACCAACCGCTCCGGCGGCACCCAGGGCGGCATCGCCAACGGCGAGAATATTATCCTCCGCGTCGCCTTTAAGCCCACCGCCACCATCCGCAAAGCCCAAAACACCGTCACCAATACCGGCGAAGCCACCGTTCTGGCCGCCCGGGGTCGCCACGACCCCTGCGTGCTGCCCCGCGCCGTGCCCATGGTCGAAGCTATGGTGGCCCTGGTGCTGTGCGACCACCTGCTGCGCCACCACGGCCAGTGTGAGCTTTTTTAA
- a CDS encoding M23 family metallopeptidase encodes MARLSTKPYTVLITATGKAPITLSLRPLPLLIGLGVLVGIPIAWIGTLLYQNVQLAQRNQTLSETASEVLIELDAIGNEIEVLKHRAGLPENQAESPRRPDEEKTLPRGGVAEAAPAEMLFAEARRQLPSLERMLAIAIKPALEQTLASEAKQAAAFPSGQPVAGKAEISSEFGLRPNPFGARSYEMHEGIDFAGPVGKPILATAEGVVVRADYNGGYGNHVRIDHGYNYETLYAHLSAIEVQIGDRVKRGDVLGYLGSTGRSSGPHLHYGIYRNGQAVNPRYYLKLEAPK; translated from the coding sequence ATGGCCCGTCTGTCTACCAAGCCCTACACCGTGTTGATTACAGCGACCGGGAAGGCTCCGATTACGCTGAGCCTGCGCCCGCTGCCGCTGCTGATAGGGCTGGGCGTGCTGGTGGGCATTCCCATCGCCTGGATTGGCACCCTGCTCTACCAGAATGTGCAGCTTGCCCAGCGCAACCAGACTCTCTCGGAAACGGCCAGCGAAGTGCTGATCGAGCTCGACGCCATCGGCAACGAGATTGAGGTGCTCAAGCATCGGGCCGGGTTGCCTGAGAACCAGGCCGAAAGCCCCCGCCGCCCCGACGAGGAGAAGACTCTCCCCCGCGGTGGCGTTGCCGAGGCCGCCCCTGCCGAGATGCTGTTTGCCGAGGCCCGGCGGCAGCTGCCCAGTTTGGAGAGAATGCTTGCGATCGCGATCAAGCCAGCCCTGGAGCAAACCCTGGCGTCTGAGGCCAAGCAGGCGGCGGCTTTCCCCAGCGGCCAGCCGGTGGCGGGCAAGGCCGAAATCTCGTCGGAATTTGGCCTGCGCCCCAACCCCTTTGGCGCCCGCAGCTACGAAATGCACGAGGGCATCGATTTTGCTGGGCCGGTGGGCAAACCGATTTTGGCCACCGCCGAGGGAGTCGTGGTCAGGGCCGACTACAACGGTGGCTACGGCAATCACGTCAGAATCGACCACGGCTACAACTACGAAACCCTCTATGCCCACCTGTCGGCGATCGAGGTCCAAATCGGCGATCGCGTCAAGCGGGGCGACGTTTTGGGCTACCTGGGCAGCACCGGACGCTCCTCGGGGCCACACCTGCACTACGGCATCTACCGCAACGGGCAGGCCGTGAATCCCCGCTATTATTTGAAGCTTGAGGCACCCAAGTAA
- a CDS encoding MFS transporter → MLREFDADTDTAEANDLSPAEFEKSTSDDIDSAPAQRGALGFDHLPPEPENGFGAVFQNRNFLILWAGQLFSQLADKVYLVLMIAIIAARFETPGQTISGWVAAVMIAFTVPAVLFGALAGVFVDRWPKRPVLIWSNLLRGGLVMALPLGIWLTLGWGTVLGLPVAFWLLLLVTFLISTLTQFFAPAEQSIIPLIVAEGDLLSANSLYTTTMMASVIVGFAVGEPLLALADRLMLALGIANNGPAILVGLSYLVAGLCLTTMAPGPETLSAAHEDLSQFWADIKDGLRYLGQQVQVRVAIIQLVLLSSVFAALAVLAVRLAEMIPAIKASQFGFLLAAGGLGLGLGAVLVGNFGPRFPRRFLSLWGALGLAACLVSLAWTTHQLWASMVIIAVLGLCGAFVGIPMQTLIQEKTPEAMRGKVFGLQNNLINIALSLPLALASIVEARLGLANVFIGMGALVGLGGVVTWYIADTAMRKV, encoded by the coding sequence ATGCTCCGCGAGTTTGATGCTGATACTGACACAGCCGAGGCAAACGATTTGTCTCCGGCTGAGTTTGAAAAATCCACCTCAGACGACATAGACTCTGCCCCGGCACAACGGGGGGCGCTGGGTTTCGATCACCTGCCCCCAGAGCCAGAGAACGGGTTTGGGGCTGTGTTTCAAAACCGTAATTTTTTAATCCTATGGGCCGGGCAGCTGTTCTCTCAGCTGGCCGACAAAGTCTATCTGGTCCTGATGATCGCCATCATTGCAGCCCGCTTTGAAACCCCTGGACAGACCATTAGTGGCTGGGTAGCAGCGGTGATGATTGCCTTCACGGTGCCCGCCGTCCTGTTTGGGGCCCTGGCCGGGGTATTTGTCGATCGCTGGCCCAAGCGCCCGGTCCTGATCTGGTCGAACTTGCTGCGGGGCGGCCTGGTAATGGCCCTGCCCCTGGGAATTTGGCTGACCCTGGGTTGGGGTACTGTGCTGGGCCTGCCGGTGGCTTTTTGGCTGCTGCTGCTGGTGACCTTTCTCATTTCTACCCTGACCCAGTTTTTTGCCCCGGCGGAGCAGTCCATTATTCCGCTAATTGTGGCCGAAGGCGATCTGCTCTCGGCCAACTCCCTCTACACCACCACTATGATGGCGTCGGTGATTGTCGGCTTTGCGGTGGGTGAGCCGCTGCTAGCCCTGGCCGACCGGCTGATGCTGGCCCTGGGAATCGCCAACAATGGCCCGGCTATTTTGGTGGGCCTCAGCTATTTGGTGGCGGGGCTCTGCCTGACGACGATGGCCCCCGGCCCAGAAACCCTCTCGGCAGCCCACGAAGATTTGTCTCAGTTTTGGGCCGACATCAAAGATGGCTTGCGCTACCTGGGGCAGCAGGTGCAGGTGCGGGTGGCAATTATTCAGCTGGTGCTGCTGTCCTCGGTTTTTGCGGCCCTGGCGGTGCTGGCCGTGCGGCTGGCCGAAATGATCCCCGCCATCAAGGCCTCGCAGTTTGGCTTTTTGCTGGCCGCTGGGGGGCTGGGCCTGGGCCTGGGGGCGGTGCTGGTGGGCAACTTTGGCCCCCGTTTTCCCAGGCGATTTCTGAGCCTGTGGGGTGCCCTTGGCCTCGCGGCTTGTCTGGTTTCCCTGGCCTGGACCACCCATCAGCTGTGGGCCTCCATGGTGATTATTGCGGTACTTGGCCTGTGTGGGGCCTTCGTTGGGATTCCGATGCAGACCCTGATTCAGGAAAAAACGCCAGAAGCGATGCGGGGTAAAGTGTTTGGCCTGCAAAACAATTTGATCAATATTGCCCTTAGCCTGCCTTTGGCCCTGGCCAGCATCGTGGAAGCGCGCCTGGGATTGGCCAATGTTTTCATTGGCATGGGCGCCCTGGTGGGTTTAGGGGGAGTTGTAACCTGGTATATTGCCGATACGGCCATGAGAAAGGTCTAG